The window tccagtgttttttcaaatgacctaggtggtcttgttactgctcatgcgcagactctATAGAGTTTAAACCAAGAACTTAGGGGTTGGCTAATCGGCCATAGTTTTGAAAGtggaatttctcgatgtcaaattcacttcaattgcttcttgatagtcattgtagaatgggaaaattcacaaacagagaggcttgttgccacggacaagtaacttttggcttattgacctgaaaaataagtgagtgttcattgataattcaaagactggattcgttgacaccaaacttgctcgtgactttcattgcatgcagtctttccacaatgccactcattgagtttgaactgaacattgaagagtacgttttagttagAAGTCCTGTTTTTTGTGCTTATTTACGCTTCCGTACTTCATTTTTGTGGTGTTATAAACCttgatacaaagcaaaaaaacttcagtttttctccttctttcgatcgtacagagatactGTGTGACAGGAAAACCGTGTCTAGTTCATTAGGGCGATGATCTTATGAACCTACGTTCAACTGCTGAAcagcttttcatatgcaaaattagCTAATCAAccagtggtattgtttaaatagcattttattgaaaggcattctatagtaccattgttttcatcaactcttcatgcaattttatgaaccgCTTGACCTCAAAAGTGTTACTCATAGACATTCATGTTGATTGTTCAAAGCATTGAACTGCAAGTGCCCGTCGGTCACTTGTCAATGCTGGTCGGAAATTCTGAGTGCCGGACGGGCCCGTCCAGCGCCGTCCGGCGTGGGCAGAACCctgggtgtaccacttgtggttcctgagttatggacaaatatgtatatttgaggtcaaaggtcaccgaggtcacttgacattttgtcaaaaacattgtagtgctaagttatccctatataccaaaaatcagacctctagctctatttgcttgctcaaaattagatatgcacataattaatgaggtacaatatgtggcgtcataaggtgtcccatcataccaaatatgaagggtgtagcacttgtggttactgagttatgcacaaatatgtatatttgaggtcaaaggtcaccaaagtcacgtgacattttgtccaaaaaaattttattgctaagttatccatatatacaaaaaatcagacctctagctctattggctcactaaaaattagatatgcacataattaatgaggtacaatatgtggtatcatagggtgtcccatcataccatatatgaaaggtttaggacttgtggttactgagttatggacaaatatgtatattcgaggtcaaaggtcaccaaggtcacgtgacattttgtcaaagtgtctgagatatctgcttgaacggatggactcatggatggactcacggacggacatgacccaatctaaaatcccccttgactttatctttggggactaaaaactgtgtaactgcatcctaatgcaatatgaatatgatgagaaactaaatttttatttttcttggccttatacatgggagtctatggactgccttatacatgggagtctatggactgccttatacatgggagtctatggacttccttatacatgggagtctatggactgccttatacatgggagtctatggactgccttatacatggaagtctatggactgccttatacatgggagtctatggaggtgaaaactaaaaagtcctctaacacggccaaatttgatcgcattgtgaaacaaatcgatgtgcatctgtatgaggtagggtactatccttgtaccaagtttgaacgaaatcgctccaggcgtctctgagatatctgcgtgaacggacggacggacgcacggacgcacacacgtacgcacgcacgcacgcacggacgcacgcacggacatgaccaaacctataagtccccccggacggtgtccgtggggactaaaaagacaaCATGGTAGATAGAGAGGAGATATGACATAGTATTTATCTGAATGGTAGTGTTCTGTGTTCAATCTTACATATTCTTGAGGCCATAACAGGGCTGATACAAAGAAATTTCTACAATATTTTAACAATGGATGAAAGAGTTTGAGAGATCTTACATAATATTGCAActtgttttgttacaaatagctGTAATGAGTACTCAGTGAGCTTACAACAAGGTGAAGACGGGTAGAACGTAAACTTTGTAATGCATTCAAGAAGAAGCCTTGAGCAATTCATGTGATTTAGCATGATCTACAAATACTTTTTTGCTGTCTGTCATGAAAATAGTGAACAAGCTTGCAGAATACCTGGAAATCTGGGTTTGGTCCCTTGCTTAGGTCATGGTCAAATGCACCAATTGTCATCAAGCCGAGCAGATGAAGATTTGTACAGTTCTGTTGGACATGACTCACTAAACGAACAGCTTCATCAGGTTTGACACCGTGTTTACCTGAAGGAAAagaatatgaaatttaaaagcCCCCAGAGACTGAATCACTCACTGTACAAATATATGGCTGCACTGCTGTAGAATGAGTTGTATACCATTCCTTCCAGTTCTCACACAAACACATTGCCAAACAGCAAATCAGGAAGAGAATAGCCATAGTTTTATAAGTCTtcagttgctgtaaataatgacaaactAAATAAGGTACGACCTTCAAAGCTGCTACACACGGCCCAAGTTTATCTGTCCAACATTAAAGAGTACAGCAGATGTGATTTTTCTGTACTGATTTTGCTGAAGACAAAGACTATACATTAGAGCCCACATAAGGGACAATGTGCttgagggtaggtgaccatttgctgATGTCAGGaaggcaaattgtcacctgcctTGAGGATACGCAgccccttgtttgggctatgatgtttttattacatgcctttcttacatagttttcactcTAAAATTCTGGTTTTaatgacaatcatatgctttatttcaaaGTTAGACTACAACCCGTTGAAAAAATAgaatgattttcatcatcaaatagtgcatttatatattttaatcACTGTTGTATGGTTTAtaaaattttttcatgtataattttgtaaaaagacTATTTCCTTCCTATTTAAAAGATGTCATAAGATCATTTTTTTAAtccaaagttgtcaagttgaaaatagttctggtTTACTTTCAGCCAAATGATGACTGCCCACAatgtcatcaacaagttaccacTGAATACTATGGAGTGCACAACATTCAATAaacaaggcatgtaataatcaGTATTACCGCCTTCTAACCTGTGGTCTCTGCTTTCTGAGTACCAAACAAATGTTCAGTACAAGATATAGAGATTCTACAGACTTACTGTCTTCTCCACTTGTGTTGACTTGAACCATTATTTTCAGCTTATCAGGTTTCTTCAGCCTACCCCAACTTTGATTGATAGAGTCTGCAAGTTTTTGTGTGTCAACTGTTTCAATCATAAATAAATTGGGAACACCTGTAAAAAAGGGTATTACTTTGTATGACTTCAAACTGCTTGTTCTTCTGTAGAGAAAAAACTTATTCACATAATACAGTAAAAGTGTTACtgatactagaaaaacaaacaaacaaaacaatcaaCCTTTCTCGTCTAATTTACTACTTTTAAATTAATTCTTTAATTGGCAAAAGCATTATGAAGAAATTTCATGAACAGAAAGACTACTTATGAGCACCAATTTGTCTAACACTTTTTGTGTAATGTAGATAAGATTATTATGATTGCATAAACTGTCTTTTATCTCTGTGACTCTTGAAATTAGTTGTGCTGTATTTGTTTGAGAGTCTAGAATGGGTTCTACCAGAGCATAAGCACACTCACCTAAAACTTTATTGACCTTGTTTCTCTGTAAATGTCCAATGAAATGCCATTTTATATCAGTACACTGACTGATCATTGTGCTGTCATGACCTTTATCAACCAATTCTTGAACCTGTGAAATGCAATGATACaacattcaatgaaataaaaaggttGTTTGATGAATATCAATATGCATGAGACGAAATTTACATTAGTGTAACTTGCATGCAACCCTTGACTCAAGCAGCAACAGTACCAGATCTGATCAACTGAACTCCAATAAAAGAGGGCAAAAGTcacacaaatattcaaaattttaatcttTCACATGCGCTTTGCAAGAAGATTTCTTCTGCATTcagattttttaataattttgactCATGGATGTATAGACTTTCTTAAATGAgaattaaaatttgatattacaGATACTTGTATTTTTAACCTCTTATTGGCTACAATCACAACactagtgatgatgatgaccatTATGGTGattatgatcatgatgatgttaAGTCACTTGTTTTACTCTGGAACAAAAAAGATGCACAATGTTCACAGACTCAGTATACCGCAAAGGTCTTTTGATGGCCATACAAACCAACCAACATGTACAAAAACGCttatggaaatacacatatattactaagtgtgttttcaaatttcaggtGTGGTTTCGTTCgtaacacatttctgtttcTCTTGAAATCTTGATTTAGCCCCTTATTAAACTATTTATTCATTTCACTGCAATTTCTATGTTATCACTTGTGAGAAATGATGACCACTTACATAATTTTCACCAAAGTGTCTTTGACCACATCCATAAGCCTCTAAAAGCATGGACACCGGTTTGGTCTTGCTGACTGCAACCAACCTTGGCTGAATGTGAGCAAATTCCTGCAAGAATTGAACGAGCAGTGAGTGGTAAATATGCATCGTATGTATCTTGTATTTCATCAGTGGATTCAGTTGAAATATtacagtaaaatactcatatttgccgcgatcactccacaaactatctgccaacaatgttcgtctacctcgtcaggccgcataaatgattttgaagtacaGCACGGTCGATCACCATTAAGCAATATGAttgggttttgcaattttttacctaatttgttggggcggagcagtcagcatacaacaaagaaatgctgcttacgccaaattttaagcgacttttttatttggacgatgaaacaatttcatgtcgCTCACAAAAAAgttgcaacattgtgtgagtcggcaagTGACTCTCAGAAGAACGTCACAGTTGTATCTAAAAAtgtcagtgattgacatttattttgtgtgtatgacaacgcaaatcgggcgacacgtgcacaaactgcaacttaggttcgcgttgattgcgccagaagttgtataaacaacttgtcctgcgggcgaccagattttatttttgacttgccctaacataaatttcacttgtcccggccgtcgggcgataggaattgtcaagccctgaaacttttgctctaaaAGCTGCCAACCAGTCTCTTCTCAagtcaaaaaattaaaaccagGAGTCAATGTGAGAAGTTTCGTAccgaagaaaaaaatacaaaacattcacTGGGCCTCCCTAAAACAACAATAACACCACTATTTGAAAGTTCTGACATTGCATAGCACTTCAATCGTTAACACGATGACAACGCTGGCAGGCTAGGTCAcatggtcaaaggtcatagacaAATGTTTGCAGCCGGTCAGGTTAGTTTTCTCGAGTTAGTCCAGGCCCGAAACATTTTCCCTTGGGCTACAATGAGTAAATTTTGAGTTCATTTTAAATGGTATCTTTTGTCATGATGCATTCATGAGCATGCAGTATACTAGCTGTAATATGTGGCGCTGTGGCGTCTATCAAACGTGCTCGGGTTAAGGGTCATCACCACAGAACTGCTGTGAGCCACCCCATAGacttttttggtagtttactacAACACCGGTTGGTGTTGCTGATTTAccttgcaaaataatgaaatatattagtctttgaataaatatacGTGAATCTTCTTTATCATTGCCCATCTATGACTCATTCTCTACCCCTGATAACTAGCTTGACAATaagaacatgtattttcatccATTTTCCTGTGAGCCGTTGACGGTTTCTGCAACGTATTCCCGCTTGTGCGTACATCGTACTGAATAcgttggaggtcaaaagttcaaattcgagCAGAAACCGTCGACAGCTCATGGAAAAATGGTTGAAAAGACATGTTCTTATTGTCTAGGTAGTAACCAAGAGTAGAGGATGAGTCGTAGATAGTCAATAATAAATTTGGTTTATTTATTCAACAACTAATatctttcattattttgcgagctgAATCAGCGACACCGATTGGTGTTGTAGTAAACTACCAAAGAAGTCTATGGGGTGGCTTGCAGCGgttctgtggcgatgacccttaaCCCAAGCGCAATTGATATACGCCACAGCAccactgcgatatcacagctagcaGTATACTGTCAATTGCAGGGCTTGCATTCAATCAAAGGGACTGCAAACGGACTGGTCGCCCGCTTCACCGGCCATCTGACCAACTTCCCGAACATTGACCAACTTCCTGAGCTCAAGGTGAATCATGGCAGAAATGTACAATTACTTGAACCAAtttatacacaaattaggaacaGTTTGATTCAATCATTCAACAAAATCTGTCTCCGAAAAAATCTTAGCGTgttaacgatgcgactcaggttcaaaggtcaattttagcaattttttttttatttcaaatttcgaaccactgacacgtggtctttcttttggggaaaggtgttgggtcacatcgtaccgggaaattcctgaaatattactaaaatggcaaactatcagctccaccgcgtgccattatttcccttttgtcttaacggtcgcggattaccgaccacgatatctttgataaacacgcagagattatgtataggctttgcggtatagtgcgcatgcgctagcttcaacgttatgctcagcgttttgaactccgcatgtatcggtacggcaaacacgtcgagcagaccaaagccggcgctcgcgctccgtaccgtcgaaaaagcaagcaAGGTCCACAAAAGTggacctgaaaaagacggcaacgtgcgcaaaggtcgatttaaatgtaaaacagtccgactttggctcatactccctgcaataacgatcaagaatgcagtgaagagtcagatttggccgaggacgcagacgataacggagacaactatttgacacgctgcttttcgaaTTAGGCTATGCTGATTGCATACCCGAGTCCAAcaattagcctgagcgagatgaaacttctgttagttgcaataattttatcactcttgctgtacatgcttggtgttagtatcgtgttctcttatatttttaaactcgagttttctatcgtgcagtcttttcgtgtctgctgagaaaccttgaacaacaccgtacccgacaacaagtgacatttatgtcaaggagtttcccaagccagtgcaggagttcatacacacataatgtagattcacaagagcaagttcaccgatctgctaatttttcgaaacgaaatgcaaatattttttttatttcatgccttttctttctttaaatataacccaaaaattaaattacgtcaaacgtgaattgcgagggttcacaaatgattaGGCTATTGTGtgcgtgttgtctaaacttatcaattacccgcagactccacagctgctagctggacctcaacactgaacgtaaaacaaacccggctcaacttctagaagtgctgaaactagcaatttttgctatatgaggtcagtcatcgaaagtttgactaaaagtaaaaatctccgaaataattatgtgtgctctggtattgcgcaagtcgagtgactccactgtagactagtcgatactctgtctctcggaacacgctgtcgatgacagcctgcactgttctacgctacggcgtgattattattagtttgataaaatcggtacaagaacacatataaataaagtttgaaaaaataacacgagtcaatctctcccgtcgtaacgaagggcgacaagtttgcagtgcggtgcaaaagctaagaaaatacgacagacattttatgttgtcaagagttacatgtgttcgtctcatcttgaggtaggaaaactagcaagtgacgtcccgttcgcacagtgtcggcgctaacatgaacttgacaatcacttttcacaaagaacatgcataaattgccgatcgcgagacaggaagtagatacttgagtcaagaacaagtgaatgcccgacgcgatcgcgcgacgacagcacacagATCTCGATCTGATAGACTTCtttacacaagtttcgacgtcttcgtcttgactgtgaacactggtaaccagattgtaaccgttgagttaacagtatacagttaatatgctagttaaacgttccaaaaatggattaaatcgctaagtacccctctgtgtttgttgtgtaaataccacccactgctggcactaagcattgccagttcagtgtataatttctttctattttcacacgatctgcaatcctaaacatattcaaaattccaaaactgactctaaatatttcaacttattcCTGGTataagaaaattcgcagaaaatagtgcgcgagtcggacttcttggtcacaatgtgtgacgcataggtcgtttacacaaatcgtcgattttctcagttccgtttttggcagtgcgtacattattcaaataagtataagtcggcggcgcgtggacagactagcctgatttttcacctgtggacagtgaatgaatatatctgaaagaccgtgtctcagatttccgataaagggcctggaagtgaagatatcctgacaaacgtgaacaaaggccgataatttatgcaaaaaacgtcaagttgacactttgaaggtgcattgtgcgaaaacaaaagcgaatttcacaaatccgggacacggtttttgcccagtatacccagccgtcgattgccgtaaacagatcaccaaggccgattggagatttgtacttacacttttttgagtaaaaaaactaaaaaacacgtgtttttgagtaaaacagccgtatgcgcactgtttttgaaaaactaacacattttctgaactcttcggtgaccgagcagataaaaaaagtaccacatgtcgggtgtgtgaccacgtcttctttgtgaaaatgaggattgaaaataagtgacaatgaaactGAGTCGCTACCTTAATAGCCACCTTGGATATTGACAAACGTGTGACAATAGCCAACTTGACGCGTGGCAATAGACACTTTGTTTTTTATGCTGATATGATAATGGAGGTAGAAGTGAGATTTACCTACTTATTGTGGaactttattgtttttgttgttacaATGTTGACATTTGATTTGGTGCTGAGATCCTGAGTGAAACCATGAAAAATCACTGTGTGCATTGTGTACCAATACTCATTGTTGTCAGAATCGCACCAACACTTAATAAGATCACAGGCGGTCCGAGTCCCGAGTTTGTGGCCCAACTACTAGTAAATCAACTAATTCACTTATGTACATGCACTTTCTGTTGCCGTATGATCGTTCCCAACTTGGTCACGTGGGGCTGTGTTACGAAACGCTCGCGTGCCGGTCAGTTGTTATTTAATAAGAATGTTATGCCGGCAAAGTTTGAATGTTCCGCAATGAGTAAACGCGGTGCAGTGTATCATATGGATTACCGATATTTAATCGTTAATGTCTTGTTCTTACCGTAGATCTTGCCAGACATGCTGTTTGAACCCTTTCAAGGACAGACTTTAGAGCTTTCGTTACGTTGCTGTCTGCTGCAGCCATCACGACTCTGTACATTATCACCAATGTTTGCATTCATAGACTGTATCTTCGTCTGGTGATGTAAGTACAGTATGGAAATGTTATTTTATTGTATAAACTACAATAGATTTTAAACCCCTTACTTCTGTTTTCAGATTTATTTCCTTAATTTAATGGCATGAATTTTCTGCTAATTGTCCTTCGATTAGATTCACTTTAGATATTCAATCCGTGTACtggaaatatcaaatatcatatGTCATGAGAAGCCCTTTAAGTGACCGTAAAATATCTATGTGATGTGACTGTCTATTTATATTTGTGTGTAGTTCTGCGTACAGAAACGGATCTTGCtgctttcaaatgaaaaatggGAACTTGGTTTACATGTGCAGGTTATCCCTAATGCTTCTGTGCAAGCAGACGAATGTTCACATGCGATTCTTATTTTAACGACAATGTACTTCTAactacgatgctgaagttattttcgtattcgttttcatattcgttttcgtatttgtattcgtattcgtattgaaGTCACTGACAGACATTGAtatttttagtccaggtttcagATGTGAAATgtgcaatatacgatatttactgagatttaaatattgtgataatttgattcgtaatttcatctaccaaatttggtaaaatttacataaatttgcatttgtagattttaaagaattttgtttccttcattttatttgaaaaaaaatacttaaaatcggttgggatctggtaaggcagcatgttcgcttgccaatgtctcttgaccgggcagctggatgcaccccgaaatcaggtggtcagtgccaagtaatgggactcgtgagagcggatgcaaaggagctgccctggactgtaccattgttttgcggggagggcagatttttgtgaggcgctgcaaaacgggtgacttgaaagctatgatgaacgggggacttgtctaggacaaccatctgaataaaaaaatgtgaaaattgttatatccggtcatccttttggactcactttagaatgatcatatccctttacaatttgtatttcaagtattttacttgattttgatatggctagacctgaaataaattataataacaatacaatacaatactttacaaaactcagggagtgcggtaaggcaaaaattacaaaattgcaagttacgactaagttgtacgtgctgctacaggggagaaagtgacagaaatcaatgacaatttatctttcagagtaaagatgtgagcaatattatacataaaaccggaccgaccgataattcatgtattaGGCCCTACAttcaatcagggctcaaagtagcgaccattttcagtagcataggcgaccaaattttatgagattgcgactgaatttttttcaagacatttctccataccgtatacgtgatcaaatacaacatatattcgctcagtgttcacggagcattgtcctgaaaggccacgaccccaaaatacgcattgaataagcatagccgttgaGCGGAGTTACTCAAAGGTTTGAGCGCGTTCTCTCCACTGCACAGCGCTAccaatgtgtctgctgatgttatcttgaatgacctgtcaaaatatcccatgaatttaacgataaattttactacaatccaatcaagtatcagaagcagttttagtgctgtcacatcatttcaaatgaaccaatcataatcccagcataaaatgtcatcaaaatatagctgacaggggaaaacaagcaaccagtGACTGCAaacatgtttcatgcgttcacgtgcgtaatgaatatttgcgtaatagtggcatgtgaccggctagaccatttccggaaatcgtcctttggaaagcagatcaaagcaccgatttcatcaagcttggactggattatcctgtttcataaaggtttttgttttcagctagatctaaatagcaagcaactttgttgaaatatcatggcaaatctgccaggtagcgactgcaattatgtagaaccatggacatgatggaggtagtagagaacagaccatggatgggactgtggcgatgacctcaatgaccgagcgagttcgatacacgccacaagtaccgctgcgatatcacagctgggattaaatgcgcatatacgtttgagttttgttctcttgcctacaaaatatctatcgaaagttgatagttgctgcatttctattcagagtttttgttgaaaaaagtagctatctacggctagcggcttaattggtcccccaaaatagtactgctgaaagtttttggagtgacctgcagaacggagttgtagagcggggcaaactgcgtaacactaaaactggatcgcaaagtaacaaatgacggaaaccgattgagccagttgcgacagctactagactagctgaagtctatttatcatagaatacaggtatttctcgatatttcgcgatacaattaatttccatgcattctggtgtatcttatcataacgcaagttgatcaacatgttctggcaatgacagttgacgcaaacgcaaggaaagaaaaagagatgggccgtactgaaatattaaaggattctgacaacagctcacacattaatttaatctttattagggaaacaaatgtaccgatcgggacgtaggcctatgataccattttattcatctcgttatgacgctttcccacatcatatgagatgatattttctttgcgacagcagtctaaatataacatgtcatcgacttaggggcatgcgataacgttgagccctgcattcactgtcgttatgacgatcactttctcagagatatcagtttaaaacaagaaaattaccttttaagtttacaactcgtcaaattgggcgggtcagctaaatttccattatcgatactaatgATGGTTGTTGTGATAAagttaatacgaaaacgaatacgaatacgaatacgaaaatgatgtttgtttaaaaaatctttcctccaaagactactactggcccacaggc of the Ptychodera flava strain L36383 chromosome 20, AS_Pfla_20210202, whole genome shotgun sequence genome contains:
- the LOC139120652 gene encoding pyridoxal phosphate homeostasis protein-like; this translates as MQTLVIMYRVVMAAADSNVTKALKSVLERVQTACLARSTEFAHIQPRLVAVSKTKPVSMLLEAYGCGQRHFGENYVQELVDKGHDSTMISQCTDIKWHFIGHLQRNKVNKVLGVPNLFMIETVDTQKLADSINQSWGRLKKPDKLKIMVQVNTSGEDSKHGVKPDEAVRLVSHVQQNCTNLHLLGLMTIGAFDHDLSKGPNPDFQILIQCRDSVCEKLGISKDTLELSMGMSNDFEHAIAVGSTNIRVGSTIFGARDTSSKDKPSTVDGAKVAPNKNISNGNLINSDGQTQINDKLDKTQDKINKLTLS